Proteins encoded in a region of the Acidobacteriota bacterium genome:
- a CDS encoding arylsulfatase gives MMLALLIGAAPFSLTFTQTARRSVQTPNVIFILADDLGYGDLGCYGQKLIQTPNLDRLAADGMRFTQFYAGSTVCAPSRAVLMTGKHMGHVSVRGNAGRENAAAQTLSKDERTVAEVFKSAGYQTALFGKWGLGEIGSEGHPNKKGFDEFFGFLNQTHAHNYYPTFLVHNSERFPLRNVPAEENKEIGSGWAKEKVDYAPDVIFDRAMTWLEQNRTKPFFLYFATTIPHANNEAARGTGNGQEVPDYGIYKDKPWADQDKGQAAMITRLDAQVGKIMAWLKARGLDRNTLVVFTSDNGPHNEGKHHPELFNPAGPLRGMKRALYEGGIRVPFIARWPGRIQAGTTNNYIGYFGDMMATFCELTNQPVPAGLDSIAVLPLTGKKGEQAAHKYLYFEFYEQGGRQSVRFGNWKAIREPMLTGKVQLFDLSKDLGEANDIANANPEIVKQAAAYMDEGHVDHPFWKVAR, from the coding sequence ATGATGTTGGCGCTGCTGATTGGAGCAGCGCCTTTTTCTTTGACCTTCACGCAAACCGCGCGTCGCAGCGTTCAAACGCCGAACGTGATTTTCATTCTTGCCGACGATCTTGGGTATGGTGATTTGGGGTGTTATGGACAGAAACTGATTCAAACCCCGAACCTTGACCGGCTGGCTGCCGATGGTATGCGCTTCACACAGTTTTATGCCGGCTCGACGGTGTGCGCGCCTTCACGAGCCGTACTGATGACCGGCAAGCACATGGGCCATGTCAGCGTTCGCGGCAACGCCGGGCGCGAAAACGCGGCGGCGCAGACCTTGTCGAAAGACGAACGCACCGTGGCCGAAGTGTTCAAAAGCGCAGGCTATCAAACGGCGCTGTTCGGTAAATGGGGCTTGGGCGAAATCGGCTCCGAAGGCCATCCGAACAAAAAAGGCTTTGATGAATTTTTCGGCTTTCTGAACCAAACGCACGCGCACAACTATTACCCGACGTTTCTGGTACACAACTCCGAACGCTTTCCACTGCGCAACGTTCCTGCCGAAGAGAACAAAGAGATCGGCAGCGGATGGGCGAAGGAAAAAGTGGATTACGCGCCGGATGTGATTTTCGACCGCGCGATGACGTGGCTGGAACAAAATCGCACGAAACCATTTTTCCTCTACTTCGCGACGACGATTCCGCACGCCAACAACGAAGCTGCGCGCGGAACGGGCAACGGGCAGGAAGTTCCTGATTACGGCATTTATAAAGACAAACCCTGGGCGGATCAGGACAAAGGCCAGGCGGCGATGATTACGCGGCTGGATGCGCAAGTCGGCAAGATCATGGCTTGGTTGAAAGCCCGTGGATTGGATCGCAACACGCTGGTTGTGTTTACCTCCGACAACGGCCCGCACAATGAAGGCAAACATCATCCTGAATTGTTCAATCCCGCCGGGCCATTGCGCGGAATGAAGCGCGCGCTATACGAAGGCGGTATCCGTGTTCCGTTCATCGCTCGCTGGCCGGGAAGAATCCAGGCGGGAACGACCAACAATTACATCGGCTATTTCGGCGATATGATGGCGACCTTTTGCGAATTGACAAATCAGCCGGTTCCCGCCGGTCTGGATTCGATTGCAGTGTTGCCGTTGACGGGGAAAAAAGGCGAACAGGCCGCGCACAAATATCTTTACTTTGAATTTTACGAACAGGGCGGACGGCAATCCGTTCGGTTTGGCAACTGGAAAGCCATCCGCGAACCGATGCTGACAGGCAAAGTGCAGCTTTTCGATCTGTCAAAAGACCTCGGCGAAGCAAATGACATTGCAAACGCAAATCCGGAGATCGTTAAACAAGCTGCCGCTTATATGGATGAAGGACACGTAGACCATCCTTTTTGGAAAGTGGCTCGATAA
- a CDS encoding alpha/beta hydrolase, with protein MKLTLLACSLLLLLMPLGNVMAQDIESRVENGYADSNGVKIHYAALGDKKNPLIVMIHGFPDFWYTWRDQMAALSSDYYCVAIDQRGYNLSDKPKGVENYDMRLLVGDVIAVIKHLGRDKAIIVGHDWGGAVSWSLAMAAPQFVDKLIICNLPHLRGLNRELANNPEQQKNSQYARNFQKEGAEKMLTAEQLAFWVKDPEAKKKYIEAFKKSDFEAMLNYYKRNYPREPYTEDKSPIVKVKMPVLMIHGLGDTALLAGALNNTWDYLEQDLTLVTIPKAGHFVQQDASDMVTRSMKMWLKR; from the coding sequence ATGAAGCTGACACTACTTGCCTGTTCCCTGCTGTTGTTGCTGATGCCATTGGGTAACGTCATGGCGCAAGACATCGAAAGCCGCGTCGAAAACGGTTACGCCGATTCCAACGGCGTGAAAATCCATTACGCCGCGCTCGGCGACAAAAAGAATCCGCTGATTGTCATGATCCACGGCTTCCCGGATTTCTGGTACACGTGGCGCGATCAAATGGCGGCGCTGTCCAGCGATTATTATTGCGTGGCGATTGACCAGCGCGGTTACAACCTCAGCGACAAACCCAAAGGCGTTGAAAATTACGACATGCGGTTGCTGGTCGGCGACGTGATTGCCGTCATCAAACATCTTGGCCGCGACAAAGCCATCATCGTTGGTCACGATTGGGGCGGAGCGGTTTCGTGGTCTCTCGCAATGGCTGCGCCGCAGTTCGTGGACAAACTGATCATCTGCAACTTGCCGCATTTGCGTGGGTTGAACCGCGAACTGGCCAACAACCCCGAACAACAAAAGAACAGCCAGTATGCCCGCAACTTCCAGAAGGAAGGCGCAGAAAAGATGCTGACCGCCGAACAACTGGCTTTCTGGGTGAAAGACCCCGAAGCGAAAAAGAAATACATTGAGGCCTTCAAGAAATCCGACTTCGAGGCGATGCTGAATTATTACAAGCGCAATTACCCGCGCGAACCGTACACGGAAGACAAATCGCCCATCGTTAAAGTCAAAATGCCCGTGCTGATGATTCACGGGCTTGGCGACACGGCGTTGCTGGCCGGAGCATTGAACAATACCTGGGATTATTTGGAGCAGGATTTGACCTTGGTCACGATTCCGAAAGCCGGTCACTTCGTTCAGCAAGATGCGTCTGACATGGTCACGCGTTCGATGAAAATGTGGTTGAAACGGTAA
- a CDS encoding MBL fold metallo-hydrolase — translation MKLKFLFSVFSLGILASLGFAQGQDFSKVEMKATHVAGNIWMLEGSGGNIGVSVGPDGLLIVDDQFAPLADKIKAALKGLGDGKLKFVINTHWHGDHTGGNPVFGVDSTIIAHTNVRKRLNSTNTVMNQTVPPAPKAALPVITFDESLSVHFNGEEIKAIHYPNGHTDGDGVIYFTGANVVHMGDDFVTYGFPFVDLNSGGSVEGMAKSIAKVLEILPANVKIIPGHGPLSTVDDLKKFHEMLMETSLIVVKQVKAGKSLDEIKAAGLPAKYDPWSKGFITTPIWIETIYKSYSKTAGK, via the coding sequence ATGAAACTCAAATTTCTTTTCTCGGTTTTCTCGCTCGGCATTCTGGCTTCGCTCGGCTTTGCGCAAGGGCAGGACTTTTCCAAAGTTGAAATGAAGGCAACGCACGTCGCCGGAAACATCTGGATGCTGGAAGGTTCAGGCGGCAACATCGGCGTTTCCGTTGGCCCGGACGGTTTGCTGATTGTGGATGATCAATTCGCGCCCCTGGCTGACAAGATCAAAGCTGCGCTGAAAGGTTTAGGCGATGGCAAACTCAAGTTCGTCATCAACACGCATTGGCACGGAGATCATACGGGCGGCAATCCGGTTTTCGGTGTGGATTCAACCATCATCGCGCATACCAACGTTCGCAAACGATTGAACAGCACCAACACGGTAATGAACCAAACCGTTCCGCCTGCACCCAAAGCGGCGCTGCCCGTCATCACTTTCGACGAATCGCTTTCGGTGCATTTCAATGGCGAAGAGATCAAGGCGATTCACTATCCAAACGGCCACACGGACGGCGACGGCGTCATCTACTTCACCGGCGCGAACGTCGTGCACATGGGAGATGATTTTGTCACCTACGGATTTCCGTTCGTGGATTTGAACAGTGGCGGCAGCGTCGAAGGGATGGCGAAAAGCATTGCGAAGGTGCTGGAAATACTTCCTGCAAATGTAAAAATCATTCCTGGCCACGGTCCGCTTTCAACCGTTGACGATCTGAAGAAGTTTCATGAAATGTTGATGGAAACCTCGCTCATCGTTGTCAAACAGGTGAAAGCCGGAAAAAGTTTGGACGAAATCAAAGCCGCTGGCCTGCCCGCCAAATACGATCCCTGGAGCAAGGGTTTCATCACAACGCCGATCTGGATCGAAACCATCTACAAAAGCTATTCGAAAACGGCTGGCAAGTAA
- a CDS encoding carboxypeptidase regulatory-like domain-containing protein — MTNRIKQSFCSLAATLLMTLLLVPASFAQNSTVRGQVVDELKAVIPGADIVLTSPDGKQRKAKSVVSGEFSIANVPPGIYTLTCAFQGFQTVVMNDLKIPLDKPSLEITMIVGTIDVVTDVSANTVGVSTNPDENMSATVLSEEFIKGLPDNEDDLRDYLNMLAGPTASGGNGNSAEILVDGFSGGRLPPKEAILQIRINQSPYSAEYSNPGFGRIEIITKPGNDRWRGSGGWGYRNSALDARNAFALVKPDQANNRFNFNFGGPIIKKKMSATLFADRNMTDGSNNTYAKTLTGDFFANVPIETISTFVGLRTDYLLNDRNTLNTSYNYRQTDSMNQEFAPRGGGGGGFGGGGFGGGGFGGGGGGFGGGGGGGSTTLNLLPERGSNRNTTGHNLRVSETWIISSKMIHEARFQFSRDNSDQTALFNGLAINVLDAFSGGGSTCCPNSTQTTQFEYQDYLTYTSKGAKHTIKGGVQVEHDSYDDLSGSNFNGTYTFSTLDQYRLALADPTNPLARATQFTINQGDPSLNYGMFTGSWFVGDDWRIQPRLTISFGMRHEFQTHLQDKKNFAPRFGIAWSPFKSGKTTIRGGGGIFFERLRNSSYENSIRYGGGAALQQSFLVRNAIYAPTAAEALVANAAQLTSSTSTTLRPLDPNLVAPYDINASISLEQQLPKGLIGSVTYLYTRGIHQFRTRNINAPIPDPANPGQFIRPMTGAGQIYQYEASALNTSNQLRFNINRRMGRAMMFGGYTLSWIRSNGEGSPADNYNLIPEWGRSNADRRHSVFSGNIFTLPWGMRMGAMINASSGAPFNITTGLDTNNDGQLTERPIGLDGLPIQRNSNLSPSLYGTAQFNRLICPPGKTCTTLADRVNLGTWLQQTYPNGVTAQGPGNFQVSMDISKTFGFGKSNNNNNAQNQGGGGGRGGRGGGGGMRGGGGMMGGPMMMGMGGSEGSRYSLTFQLRVTNVFNRVNFGNYQGTLGSAFFGIPSSASAARQLDMNVRFNF, encoded by the coding sequence ATGACGAACCGAATTAAGCAGAGTTTCTGTTCACTAGCCGCGACATTGTTGATGACTTTGTTGTTGGTTCCTGCCAGTTTTGCACAAAACTCAACAGTGCGGGGACAGGTCGTTGACGAATTGAAAGCCGTGATTCCGGGCGCGGATATCGTGCTGACGTCGCCTGACGGCAAACAGCGAAAAGCCAAGAGCGTGGTCAGCGGCGAATTCAGTATCGCGAACGTTCCGCCCGGCATTTACACACTGACCTGCGCATTTCAGGGATTCCAGACCGTGGTTATGAATGACCTGAAAATTCCGCTGGATAAACCGTCGCTGGAAATCACGATGATTGTCGGCACGATTGACGTCGTGACCGATGTTTCGGCAAATACCGTCGGCGTTTCGACCAATCCGGACGAAAATATGAGCGCTACGGTATTGAGCGAAGAGTTTATCAAGGGGTTACCCGATAACGAAGATGATCTGCGCGATTATCTGAACATGCTGGCTGGCCCGACGGCTTCCGGCGGCAATGGCAACAGCGCAGAAATTCTGGTGGACGGTTTCAGCGGAGGCCGGTTGCCTCCGAAAGAAGCGATCCTGCAGATCAGAATCAACCAAAGCCCCTATTCCGCAGAATATTCCAACCCCGGTTTCGGACGCATTGAAATCATCACCAAACCCGGCAACGACCGTTGGCGCGGCAGCGGCGGATGGGGATACCGCAATTCCGCCTTGGATGCCCGCAACGCCTTTGCGCTGGTCAAACCCGACCAGGCGAACAACCGCTTCAATTTCAATTTCGGCGGTCCCATCATCAAAAAGAAGATGTCCGCAACATTGTTTGCCGACCGGAACATGACCGACGGCAGCAACAACACCTACGCGAAAACCCTGACCGGCGATTTCTTCGCCAACGTGCCGATTGAAACCATCAGCACTTTTGTCGGACTTCGTACGGACTATCTGTTAAACGATCGAAACACGCTCAACACCTCATACAACTATCGCCAGACGGATTCGATGAATCAGGAATTTGCACCGCGCGGCGGTGGAGGTGGTGGTTTTGGAGGCGGCGGTTTTGGCGGCGGTGGTTTTGGTGGCGGCGGTGGTGGTTTTGGCGGGGGCGGAGGCGGAGGCAGCACGACTCTCAATTTGTTGCCGGAACGCGGATCGAATCGCAATACGACCGGTCATAATCTGCGCGTTTCCGAAACCTGGATTATCAGCTCCAAGATGATTCATGAAGCCCGCTTCCAGTTTTCGCGCGACAACAGCGATCAAACTGCGTTGTTCAACGGCCTGGCGATCAATGTGCTGGATGCCTTCAGCGGCGGTGGTTCGACCTGCTGCCCGAATTCGACGCAAACGACTCAGTTTGAATATCAGGATTACCTGACCTACACCAGCAAGGGCGCAAAGCACACGATCAAAGGTGGCGTGCAGGTTGAACACGATAGTTATGATGATCTGAGTGGCAGCAATTTTAACGGCACCTACACCTTTTCCACACTGGATCAGTATCGTTTGGCGCTTGCCGATCCGACCAACCCGCTGGCTCGCGCGACTCAGTTCACCATCAACCAGGGCGATCCGTCCTTGAATTACGGAATGTTTACCGGTTCGTGGTTTGTGGGTGATGACTGGCGCATTCAACCTCGGTTGACGATTTCCTTCGGGATGCGCCACGAATTCCAGACGCATTTGCAGGATAAGAAGAACTTCGCTCCCCGCTTCGGCATTGCCTGGTCACCGTTCAAGAGTGGCAAAACCACGATTCGTGGCGGCGGCGGCATCTTCTTCGAACGATTGCGGAACAGCAGTTACGAAAACTCGATTCGTTACGGTGGTGGTGCGGCCTTGCAGCAAAGCTTCCTGGTTCGCAACGCCATCTATGCTCCAACTGCGGCTGAAGCGCTTGTGGCTAATGCGGCTCAGTTGACTTCGTCAACCAGCACGACATTGCGTCCGCTGGATCCCAATTTGGTGGCTCCGTATGACATTAACGCCAGCATTTCGCTGGAACAGCAACTGCCGAAAGGGTTGATCGGTTCAGTAACCTATCTGTACACGCGCGGCATTCACCAATTCCGCACGCGGAATATCAATGCGCCGATTCCCGATCCGGCCAATCCCGGACAGTTCATTCGCCCGATGACCGGCGCAGGTCAGATTTACCAGTACGAAGCGTCGGCGCTGAATACCAGCAACCAGCTTCGATTCAACATCAACCGGAGAATGGGCCGGGCGATGATGTTCGGTGGTTACACGCTGTCCTGGATTCGTTCTAATGGTGAAGGCAGCCCGGCGGACAATTACAACCTGATCCCGGAATGGGGACGTTCCAACGCGGATCGCCGTCACAGCGTGTTTAGTGGCAACATCTTCACCCTGCCGTGGGGAATGCGCATGGGCGCGATGATCAACGCTTCATCCGGAGCGCCGTTCAACATCACCACCGGTTTGGATACCAATAATGACGGTCAATTGACTGAGCGTCCCATTGGGTTGGATGGATTGCCGATTCAGCGTAACTCCAATCTGTCTCCCAGCTTATATGGCACTGCGCAATTCAATCGTCTGATTTGCCCGCCGGGCAAAACCTGCACCACGTTGGCTGATCGAGTCAATCTGGGCACGTGGTTGCAGCAAACCTATCCGAACGGCGTGACCGCCCAAGGGCCTGGAAACTTCCAGGTTTCGATGGACATCAGCAAAACCTTCGGATTCGGCAAATCGAACAACAATAACAACGCTCAAAACCAGGGCGGCGGTGGTGGCCGTGGTGGTCGCGGCGGCGGCGGAGGAATGCGTGGCGGTGGCGGAATGATGGGCGGCCCGATGATGATGGGTATGGGAGGCTCTGAAGGCTCTCGCTACAGCCTCACGTTCCAACTTCGCGTCACCAATGTCTTCAACCGAGTCAACTTTGGCAACTACCAGGGTACGTTGGGATCGGCATTCTTCGGCATTCCCAGCAGCGCCAGCGCGGCTCGCCAACTGGATATGAACGTGCGGTTTAATTTCTAA
- a CDS encoding dihydroxy-acid dehydratase, giving the protein MLGVRDLEYSLEAIFDRLEQNAPRVAIIGGSPDHPAHIMDVETTARAAVRIWQNGGVPFAFSTPVLCDGTAQSNTGMCYSLESRNAMTTMIVNQMEAQSYHGAFVIQGCDKQPLAAVAALAALDVTRRTRGDAPVFATFAPAHVLKGGTFPEDLRADIEAVAQKAETLKHQVIADDVRDGLAYVLQCTTNTQFQGIFTRAVAAGILTHDEHKAFEKRLAVNTCDGKGGICAFNGTGNSSRHVVAALGLVHPALELLAEPPTQEQVNQAVDALFAICNQPEYSVSEVVKANIENCVRIHSTTGGSTNLMMHIVSAFIHAGVDFSIWDYDRIRRSTAIPDLFNYSLTQSRTIFELAQQCCAGQIRGMETVMYELTRNDVPMALSAATVTGSTWKTRLSDTRNLSADGVTDNPIILSKPRRAFSGVDVLTSNFFDSAVVKISGMPDAQLDEFDTKLAVVLYFENEDDANRSLLDDSFLDSVKSNANITHADLLRIYEHNSGQKADAKISAFTREELFDHLLHERIIKFAVVISGQGPEAYGMPEMFTPMQHINANRHLKKLAMILTDGRYSGVSYGAAIGHITPETKRGGQILYLETGDIVQSNLRARRFVLVDRTALRADGSVVENAADLATERKELGEERLRRINARLQAIVPTNRMRDVTDASRGVVPNSVAECARQQFVEFANCNLAMAGD; this is encoded by the coding sequence ATGCTGGGGGTTCGCGATCTGGAGTATTCGCTGGAGGCGATTTTCGACCGGCTGGAACAGAACGCGCCTCGTGTCGCCATCATCGGCGGTTCGCCGGATCATCCGGCCCATATTATGGATGTCGAAACTACCGCGCGTGCAGCCGTCCGCATCTGGCAAAATGGTGGAGTTCCCTTCGCGTTTTCGACGCCTGTACTATGCGATGGAACGGCGCAATCCAACACCGGAATGTGTTATTCGCTGGAATCGCGCAATGCCATGACGACGATGATCGTCAACCAGATGGAAGCCCAGAGTTACCACGGAGCTTTCGTCATTCAAGGATGCGATAAACAACCATTGGCCGCCGTCGCTGCGCTGGCGGCGCTGGATGTCACTCGCAGAACCAGAGGCGATGCGCCCGTGTTTGCGACTTTCGCTCCTGCCCATGTCCTGAAGGGCGGAACCTTCCCCGAAGATTTGCGCGCCGACATCGAAGCCGTCGCTCAAAAAGCCGAGACCTTGAAGCATCAGGTAATCGCCGACGACGTGCGAGACGGGTTGGCGTATGTGCTGCAATGCACGACAAACACACAGTTTCAGGGAATCTTCACGCGCGCCGTCGCCGCCGGAATCCTGACGCACGACGAACACAAAGCCTTTGAAAAACGTCTGGCGGTCAATACCTGCGACGGCAAAGGCGGCATCTGTGCTTTTAACGGAACCGGCAACTCTTCGCGCCACGTCGTTGCGGCTTTGGGACTGGTGCATCCGGCGCTGGAATTGCTGGCTGAGCCGCCAACGCAGGAACAAGTCAATCAAGCCGTTGACGCGCTGTTCGCCATTTGCAATCAGCCGGAATATTCCGTGTCCGAAGTCGTCAAAGCCAACATCGAAAATTGCGTCCGCATCCATTCGACAACCGGCGGTTCAACCAATCTGATGATGCACATCGTGTCGGCATTCATTCACGCCGGCGTGGATTTTTCGATCTGGGATTACGACCGCATACGCCGTTCAACTGCCATTCCAGACCTGTTCAATTACAGCCTGACGCAAAGCCGCACGATTTTTGAACTGGCGCAACAATGCTGCGCGGGGCAGATTCGCGGCATGGAAACCGTCATGTATGAATTGACGCGCAATGATGTTCCGATGGCTTTGAGTGCGGCGACGGTCACCGGCTCAACCTGGAAAACCCGGCTTTCTGACACGCGCAATCTTTCCGCCGATGGAGTTACCGACAATCCCATTATCTTGAGCAAGCCGCGGCGCGCCTTCAGCGGCGTAGACGTGCTGACCAGCAATTTCTTTGACTCCGCCGTCGTCAAAATCAGCGGCATGCCCGACGCGCAACTGGATGAGTTCGACACCAAACTGGCCGTCGTGCTTTATTTTGAAAACGAAGACGATGCCAACCGCAGCTTGCTGGATGACAGTTTTCTGGATTCCGTCAAATCCAACGCGAACATCACCCACGCCGATTTGCTGCGGATTTACGAACACAATTCCGGTCAAAAAGCTGACGCGAAAATCAGCGCCTTCACCCGCGAAGAACTTTTCGATCATCTGCTGCACGAACGCATTATCAAATTCGCGGTCGTCATCAGTGGCCAGGGGCCTGAAGCCTACGGCATGCCGGAAATGTTCACGCCGATGCAGCACATCAACGCCAACCGCCATTTGAAAAAGCTGGCAATGATTTTGACTGACGGACGCTATTCCGGCGTCAGTTACGGGGCCGCCATCGGCCACATCACGCCCGAAACCAAACGCGGCGGACAGATTCTGTACCTCGAAACCGGCGACATTGTTCAATCGAACCTGCGCGCCCGCCGCTTCGTTCTGGTTGATCGAACGGCTTTGCGCGCCGATGGTTCCGTAGTCGAAAATGCCGCTGATCTGGCGACAGAACGAAAAGAACTTGGCGAAGAGCGCTTGCGAAGGATCAACGCCCGGCTCCAAGCCATCGTCCCGACCAACCGCATGCGCGACGTGACGGACGCTTCGCGCGGAGTCGTGCCGAATTCCGTCGCCGAATGCGCTCGGCAACAATTCGTCGAATTCGCCAACTGCAATCTGGCCATGGCTGGGGATTAA
- a CDS encoding DUF1552 domain-containing protein, whose amino-acid sequence MKSLNISTQNALSRRSFLRGTGVALSLPLLDAMLPAFARAESKAVPRRFFAICNNLGVLPWKFFPAANSKGFDYQLSPYLEELKAHRNQFTVFSGVWHPDVDAGHPADNCFLTAAPHPSSGGFRNTISLDQFAAEYIGNQTRFPSLTLGVNIQQGQHSLSWTSGGVLIPSEEKPSEIFKRMFVTGTPAEVQAQVQRLALGQSVMDSVADQTRRLQRDLGARDRERLDQYMTGVRDLEKRLGQAAEWEQKPKPIVSVEPPSDTAQPRDYFEKVRLMYDLAKLAFETDSTRLVALMLDSVNSPAITIGDETMADSYHAISHHGRKEEKLRQFEAADRLQMRALDKLFTDLKGCNEQGDTLLDRTMVLYGTNMGDANTHVTTNLPVLFAGGGFKHGQHLAFDRERNYPLPNLFVNVLQRLGIEADKFATSTGTMRGLEMIG is encoded by the coding sequence ATGAAATCACTCAATATCTCAACGCAAAATGCTCTTTCACGCCGAAGCTTTTTGCGCGGAACCGGTGTTGCGCTTTCACTGCCATTGCTGGACGCGATGCTGCCTGCGTTTGCGCGCGCTGAAAGCAAAGCCGTACCGCGCCGCTTTTTTGCGATTTGCAACAACCTCGGCGTGTTGCCGTGGAAGTTCTTTCCGGCGGCGAATTCCAAAGGATTCGACTATCAACTTTCTCCGTACCTGGAAGAACTCAAGGCGCATCGCAATCAGTTCACGGTCTTCAGCGGAGTTTGGCATCCTGACGTAGACGCCGGGCATCCGGCGGACAATTGCTTCCTGACGGCTGCGCCGCACCCGTCGAGCGGCGGTTTTCGCAATACGATCTCGCTCGATCAATTTGCAGCGGAATACATTGGCAATCAAACGCGCTTTCCGTCGCTGACGCTCGGCGTCAACATTCAGCAAGGCCAGCACAGCCTTTCGTGGACGAGCGGCGGTGTGTTGATTCCTTCCGAAGAAAAGCCCTCCGAAATTTTCAAACGCATGTTCGTTACCGGCACGCCCGCTGAAGTACAGGCGCAGGTGCAGCGGCTGGCGTTGGGGCAAAGCGTGATGGATTCCGTCGCCGACCAGACGCGCCGTTTGCAACGCGACCTGGGCGCGCGCGACCGCGAACGGCTCGACCAATACATGACCGGCGTCCGCGATCTGGAAAAACGTCTCGGCCAAGCCGCCGAATGGGAACAGAAACCCAAACCGATCGTCAGCGTCGAACCGCCAAGCGATACGGCTCAGCCGCGCGATTATTTTGAAAAGGTGCGGTTGATGTACGACCTCGCGAAACTGGCGTTCGAGACGGATTCGACGCGCCTTGTCGCCTTGATGCTCGACAGCGTGAATTCGCCTGCGATCACGATTGGCGATGAAACAATGGCGGACAGTTACCACGCGATTTCGCACCACGGCAGGAAGGAAGAAAAACTGCGCCAGTTCGAAGCAGCGGATCGGCTGCAAATGCGTGCGCTCGACAAACTGTTCACGGATTTGAAAGGCTGCAACGAACAGGGTGATACGCTGCTCGACCGCACGATGGTGCTGTATGGCACGAACATGGGCGACGCGAACACGCACGTCACGACAAACCTGCCGGTGTTGTTTGCGGGCGGGGGGTTCAAACATGGCCAGCATCTGGCGTTTGACCGCGAGCGCAATTACCCGCTGCCGAATCTGTTCGTGAACGTGTTGCAACGCTTGGGCATCGAGGCGGACAAATTCGCCACCAGCACGGGCACGATGCGCGGGCTGGAAATGATCGGATAG
- a CDS encoding amidohydrolase, with the protein MHSTNFSLTIRVSLLLGLVLAISSYALAQQQTLTIEEYEPKSTLVTKEHKVERAKFPFVDVHSHHSNPKPEEVDQLVREMDSINMRVMVNLSGGTGEQLKQTVAVMKGRYPDRFIVFANLSFNDLNEPGYGQRAAARLVEDVKNGAQGLKIFKNYGMDLKYRDGRRVHVDDPEFDPVWAKCGELGIPVLIHIAEPAVFFEPIDRFNERWLELKQFPNRARPPERYPTFETLMTERNHLFAKHPETNFIVAHLGWHGNDLERLGKLFDTYPNVYVDNAAVLAELGRQPYASHDFHIKYQDRILFGKDIYNVEEYKMYFRIMETRDEYVEYYRKRHAFWRIYGFDLPDEVLKKVYYQNALKLIPGANAKQFQK; encoded by the coding sequence ATGCACAGCACAAACTTCTCACTCACGATCAGAGTTTCCCTACTTCTCGGTTTGGTCCTGGCAATTTCTTCTTATGCATTGGCCCAGCAGCAAACCTTGACCATCGAAGAGTACGAACCGAAATCCACGCTCGTCACCAAAGAGCACAAAGTCGAACGCGCCAAATTTCCCTTCGTGGATGTTCACAGTCATCACAGCAATCCAAAGCCGGAAGAAGTGGACCAGTTGGTCAGGGAAATGGATTCCATCAACATGCGCGTGATGGTCAATTTGAGCGGCGGCACGGGCGAACAGCTCAAACAAACCGTTGCGGTGATGAAAGGCCGATACCCGGATCGGTTCATTGTCTTCGCCAATCTGAGCTTCAATGATTTGAACGAACCCGGCTATGGCCAGCGAGCAGCAGCGCGGCTGGTCGAAGACGTCAAAAACGGCGCGCAGGGGCTGAAGATTTTCAAGAACTACGGTATGGATTTGAAGTACAGAGATGGCCGTCGCGTGCACGTAGACGATCCGGAATTCGATCCGGTCTGGGCGAAATGCGGCGAGTTGGGCATTCCGGTGCTGATTCACATCGCCGAACCGGCGGTGTTTTTCGAACCGATTGATCGTTTCAACGAGCGCTGGCTGGAGTTGAAGCAGTTCCCGAATCGCGCTCGTCCACCGGAACGGTATCCGACATTTGAAACCCTGATGACCGAACGCAACCACCTGTTCGCCAAACATCCCGAAACCAATTTCATTGTCGCGCATCTGGGTTGGCACGGAAATGATCTGGAACGATTGGGCAAATTGTTCGACACGTACCCGAATGTTTATGTAGACAACGCGGCAGTGCTGGCCGAGCTTGGGCGCCAGCCGTATGCTTCGCACGATTTTCACATTAAATATCAGGATCGCATTCTGTTCGGCAAAGACATTTACAATGTCGAAGAATACAAAATGTATTTCCGCATTATGGAAACCCGCGACGAATACGTGGAGTATTACCGCAAGCGTCACGCGTTCTGGCGGATTTACGGATTCGACCTGCCAGACGAAGTGTTGAAGAAGGTGTATTACCAAAACGCGCTCAAGCTGATTCCGGGCGCGAATGCCAAGCAGTTTCAAAAATAA